The following are encoded together in the Drosophila biarmipes strain raj3 chromosome 3L, RU_DBia_V1.1, whole genome shotgun sequence genome:
- the LOC108028075 gene encoding alkaline phosphatase produces MPALRFFLVLALQLTACSSQYKYGPEQTWDLDSISELKSKEFWFHDAQRTLYEKLSTPPNQYRAKNVIFFLGDGMSVPTVTAGRIFDGQLRGVVGERNRLEFEKFNYVGLSKTYCVNKQVADSACTASAYLSGIKANYLTIGVTADVELNDCRASRLPQNRLSSIAAWAIKGRKSAGLVTTTRVTHASPAGVYAHTSNRDFESDLDVTKFGQNPGNCPDIAQQLIDGEVGKRLRVVMGGGTIKFLPNTTADVYGNRGQRLDGRNLIEEWQQTKPGNARVVFNRTELLQNDPESTDFLLGLFNASHLAYHMDDSVDTPTLPEMTAAAIKVLSRDPNGYFLFVEGGRIDHAHHETKAKKALDETVQFADAVREARQLTNPWDTLIVVSADHGHTVTISGYPDVNNSIVGLNSELSNVDQLPYTTISYANGPAYERFYKSTDGKVERVDLRTLDFSNANAVYPHGAPMTEETHGGGDVAVYAHGPWSHLFTGVYEQNTLPHLMGFASCLGPGITYCDLQPKARYNP; encoded by the exons ATGCCTGCTCTCCGGTTCTTTCTGGTTCTCGCCCTCCAGCTCACGGCGTGTAGCAGTCAGTACAAATATGGGCCAG AGCAAACTTGGGACCTAGACTCCATCTCCGAGTTGAAAAGCAAGGAGTTCTGGTTCCACGATGCCCAACGCACGCTCTACGAGAAGCTGTCCACGCCTCCAAATCAGTACCGGGCCAAGAATGTGATCTTCTTCCTGGGCGACGGAATGTCCGTGCCCACCGTAACCGCCGGAAGGATCTTCGATGGACAGCTGCGTGGCGTGGTGGGCGAAAGGAATCGTCTGGAATTCGAGAAGTTCAACTACGTGGGTCTCTCAAAG ACCTATTGCGTCAATAAACAGGTGGCCGACTCTGCCTGCACAGCCTCGGCTTATCTATCCGGGATTAAGGCGAACTACCTGACCATCGGAGTGACCGCCGATGTGGAGTTGAACGACTGCAGGGCATCCAGATTGCCGCAGAACCGCCTGTCCTCCATTGCCGCCTGGGCGATCAAGGGGAGAAAGTCCGCGGGGTTGGTGACCACCACGCGGGTGACCCATGCCAGTCCCGCCGGAGTTTATGCACACACCTCAAACCGGGACTTCGAGAGCGACTTGGATGTCACCAAGTTTGGCCAGAACCCCGGAAATTGTCCGGACATAGCCCAGCAGTTGATAGACGGAGAGGTGGGCAAGCGACTGCGGGTGGTGATGGGTGGCGGAACCATCAAGTTCCTGCCCAACACAACGGCGGATGTGTACGGCAACAGGGGTCAGCGGTTGGATGGCAGGAACCTCATCGAGGAGTGGCAGCAGACCAAGCCCGGCAATGCCCGGGTGGTATTCAATAGAACTGAGCTCCTACAGAATGATCCCGAGAGTACGGACTTCCTTCTGGGACTTTTCAATGCCTCCCACTTGGCCTATCACATGGACGACAGTGTGGACACGCCCACTCTGCCGGAGATGACAGCGGCGGCCATCAAAGTGCTCTCACGGGATCCCAATGGATATTTCCTGTTCGTGGAAGGCGGCCGGATCGATCATGCCCACCACGAGACCAAGGCCAAGAAGGCTCTGGACGAAACGGTCCAGTTTGCGGATGCTGTGCGGGAGGCGCGGCAGCTGACGAATCCTTGGGACACCCTGATCGTGGTGAGTGCGGATCACGGACACACGGTGACCATCAGTGGCTATCCGGATGTGAACAACAGCATTGTGGGTCTGAACTCGGAGCTGAGCAATGTGGACCAGTTGCCCTACACGACCATATCCTACGCGAATGGTCCGGCCTACGAGAGGTTCTACAAGTCGACGGATGGAAAGGTGGAGCGCGTAGACCTCAGGACCCTGGACTTCTCCAATGCGAATGCTGTGTATCCGCATGGAGCGCCCATGACCGAGGAGACCCATGGCGGTGGCGATGTGGCAGTCTATGCCCATG GACCATGGTCTCACCTCTTTACTGGAGTTTACGAGCAGAACACCTTGCCGCATTTAATGGGCTTCGCCTCTTGTCTCGGTCCTGGAATTACTTATTGCGACTTACAGCCCAAGGCGAGATACAATCCTTAG
- the LOC108028377 gene encoding uncharacterized protein LOC108028377: protein MDIPASGAIFTLGKSHLAENTQSYFYIKNDPVKRLISGPNQSAVICESGRLFVWGENHYGQLGIGGHGGGGGATGKKGGGGHNGDIVTKPTCVKALKTLGLKICDAAFGNHWAVMLTHSNEIFFTGRNIFPEDTHVAQHFTSAQVDQQPCAIIRKPFRLEEFDDYLSKSEETDNFMAIQAGNEHFAVLTSTGRLIGCGSNAQQQLGELEADYDGHPVEIRLDAPVQQFACGPESTLVLTASGNLFLTGHLNEFVFPRFTELQKNLPPTEAIIFMHISKTSEVYIVTNAGSIYRSFESVRNKSLVFQRFYDYDSEENGPIWKLLKGFSFYAVLSKANKFFTTFSESGHHLKTFREISKFKNLRLLDIAVGDQHVLVQGIPRSSMSSASVSGSAEPHRYMSRSFVLQPTDANGNGEQGVRSHSGRSLTKQEGVEETEERSMAATVGGLAAAAGAGTVAAMEAVKHLTSGEKPDETDEPKDVNANTESAESRPEEHKEVNGNEENDPPPSSVSKKEPNQMADQVAKTPKDVDQSTKDQREIENHPNTSPPSDVMKTTDEYKEMEPTAPVESPIKPAESKESPVKPMESNVKPPDLPEETKESPKKSMESPIKPMESMQNLPTPPSHTPTPPKSPTESLRSEKSIHSLQSFNPQQKMPGSQEKLLRPRTPYPESSDSGTPQTIKKTPIRNFSYEAAMDHDHLERTSPELVSSLETVAEVPPATIQVSTPTPPTEEDEQLAVEITTTNDSKDSSKVINEIRFINNGVDVTAKVEEQMPDTPLESSVEELESDGEQMLQHVEEQVDKIVTNTEEAVAKAGGEAIESMDSTRNSIQTAVRNAANGARDAMEAAGERMATGARGAVDAVGGAVGAAGKGAQRMASDAMHAVEQAGSNAVKAASETKDSMGRAMDSVTSKISSEVQGAKENISSLFQIKAAREADPQTTPVSTPNGEDDLSSKEGAPKTTTTLGSNEEDERTTASVNSNHNSAGHGNGNGNIFEPSSNPFEDPLDAVVERSKKAMQEDIRAMQLRANSHVQAVAQQKEEDAKGFMQQVIDRLSCRNEKAVRIEDEVRPPAAGIHGKNTNKVNSELSLTNGQAHGDQAQASRVCTIL from the exons ATGGATATACCAGCCAGTGGAGCCATATTCACGCTGGGCAAATCGCACCTGGCGGAGAACACCCAGAGCTATTTCTACATCAAGAACGATCCCGTCAAGCGCCTGATTTCCGGTCCCAACCAGAGCGCTGTCATTTGTG AATCTGGTCGACTATTTGTTTGGGGCGAGAACCACTACGGGCAGCTCGGGATTGGCGGTCatggaggaggcggaggagccaCCGGCAAGaagggcggcggcggccacaACGGAGACATCGTCACCAAGCCCACCTGCGTGAAGGCCTTGAAAACGCTGGGATTAAAGATTTGCGACGCCGCCTTCGGCAATCACTGGGCCGTGATGCTGACAC ATTCCaacgaaatatttttcacGGGTCGCAACATCTTTCCCGAGGACACCCATGTGGCCCAGCACTTTACCAGCGCCCAAGTGGATCAGCAGCCATGCGCCATTATCCGGAAACCATTTCGCCTGGAGGAGTTCGACGACTACCTCTCGAAGAGCGAAGAGACGGACAACTTCATGGCAATCCAGGCGGGAAATGAACACTTTGCCGTGCTGACTA GTACTGGTCGGTTGATAGGATGCGGTTCGAatgcccagcagcagctgggCGAACTGGAGGCGGACTACGACGGTCATCCGGTGGAGATTCGCCTGGATGCTCCAGTGCAGCAGTTTGCCTGCGGACCAGAGTCCACGCTGGTGCTGACCGCAAGCGGGAACCTCTTTCTCACCGGCCACCTCAACGAGTTCGTCTTTCCGCGCTTCACCGAGCTGCAGAAGAACCTGCCGCCCACCGAGGCCATCATCTTCATGCACATATCAAAGACCAGCGAGGTGTATATCGTGACCAATGCGGGCAGCATCTATCGCAGTTTCGAGTCGGTGCGGAACAAGAGCCTGGTCTTCCAGCGCTTCTACGACTACGACAGCGAGGAGAACGGACCCATCTGGAAGCTCCTCAAGGGTTTCTCCTTCTACGCGGTCCTCAGCAAGGCCAACAAGTTCTTCACTACCTTCTCGGAGAGCGGCCATCATCTGAAGACCTTTCGCGAGATCTCCAAGTTCAAGAACCTCCGGCTGCTGGACATCGCGGTGGGGGATCAGCACGTCCTGGTGCAGGGCATCCCGCGCTCCTCGATGTCGTCGGCTTCTGTAAGTGGCTCAGCTGAGCCGCATCGCTATATGAGCCGCAGTTTCGTGCTGCAGCCGACGGATGCAAATGGAAACGGAGAGCAAGGAGTCAGGAGTCACAGCGGCAGAAGTCTCACCAAGCAAGAAGGCGTGGAGGAGACTGAGGAACGATCAATGGCGGCCACTGTGGGAGGATTGGCAGCTGCGGCAGGTGCTGGAACAGTCGCGGCCATGGAGGCAGTGAAGCATTTAACCAGTGGGGAGAAACCAGACGAGACAGATGAACCCAAGGATGTGAATGCAAATACAGAAAGCGCCGAGTCTAGGCCTGAAGAACATAAAGAGGTAAATGGCAACGAAGAAAATGATCCACCTCCAAGCAGTGTCTCAAAGAAGGAACCAAATCAAATGGCCGATCAAGTTGCAAAAACGCCTAAAGATGTAGATCAAAGCACGAAAGATCAGCGGGAAATTGAGAATCACCCAAACACATCACCCCCAAGTGATGTTATGAAAACAACGGATGAGTACAAAGAGATGGAACCCACGGCACCTGTCGAATCCCCCATAAAACCAGCGGAATCCAAGGAATCACCAGTAAAACCCATGGAGTCCAATGTGAAACCACCAGATCTACCAGAAGAAACCAAGGAATCTCCAAAGAAATCTATGGAGTCCCCAATCAAACCCATGGAGTCAATGCAGAACCTACCCACACCTCCTTCTCACACACCCACACCGCCCAAATCCCCCACAGAATCACTAAGATCCGAAAAATCGATTCACTCTTTGCAATCATTTAATCCGCAGCAGAAAATGCCAGGCAGCCAGGAGAAGCTCTTGCGTCCCCGTACTCCTTACCCTGAGAGCAGTGACTCCGGCACACCGCAAACGATAAAGAAGACTCCCATACGGAACTTTTCCTACGAGGCGGCTATGGATCATGATCACCTCGAAAGGACCTCCCCCGAATTGGTGTCTAGTCTGGAGACGGTTGCGGAGGTGCCTCCTGCCACAATCCAGGTGAGCACGCCCACGCCCCCCACGGAGGAGGACGAGCAGTTGGCCGTGGAGATAACCACGACAAACGACTCGAAGGACAGCAGCAAAGTGATCAACGAAATACGCTTTATTAACAATGGCGTGGATGTGACGGCCAAGGTGGAGGAACAAATGCCGGACACCCCGCTGGAGAGCTCTGTGGAGGAGCTGGAATCGGATGGAGAGCAAATGCTACAGCATGTGGAGGAGCAGGTGGACAAAATCGTGACGAATACCGAAGAGGCGGTGGCCAAAGCCGGAGGAGAAGCGATCGAGTCCATGGACTCAACACGAAACTCCATACAAACGGCGGTGAGAAATGCAGCAAATGGAGCACGTGATGCCATGGAAGCAGCCGGCGAGCGAATGGCCACCGGAGCTCGAGGAGCAGTGGATGCCGTTGGCGGTGCAGTAGGGGCGGCGGGAAAAGGTGCCCAGCGTATGGCTAGCGATGCCATGCACGCAGTGGAGCAGGCGGGCAGCAATGCGGTGAAAGCAGCCTCCGAAACAAAGGATTCAATGGGCAGGGCCATGGACTCTGTGACCAGCAAGATCTCCAGTGAAGTGCAGGGCGCCAAGGAGAATATCTCGTCGTTGTTTCAAATAAAAGCGGCCAGGGAAGCGGATCCGCAAACCACGCCAGTGTCGACACCTAACGGGGAGGACGACTTGTCCTCCAAGGAGGGGGCACCCAAAACGACCACCACTTTGGGTTCCAACGAAGAGGATGAGCGAACAACGGCCTCGGTGAACTCCAACCACAATTCTGCGGGacatggcaatggcaatgggaaTATTTTCGAGCCCAGCAGCAATCCCTTTGAAGATCCGCTGGACGCGGTGGTGGAGCGCAGCAAGAAGGCCATGCAGGAGGACATCCGGGCCATGCAACTGCGTGCCAATTCCCATGTCCAGGCGGTGGCCCAGCAGAAGGAGGAGGACGCCAAGGGATTCATGCAGCAGGTGATAGACAGGCTCTCGTGCCGCAACGAAAAGGCGGTCAGGATTGAAG ATGAAGTGCGTCCGCCGGCTGCAGGAATTCACGGCAAGAACACAAACAAGGTGAACAGCGAGCTGAGTTTAACCAATGGTCAGGCGCATGGCGATCAAGCGCAGGCGTCGCGGGTCTGCACGATTTTATAA
- the LOC108028001 gene encoding uncharacterized protein LOC108028001, whose translation MSTTRAESFPPKAEPSSGVPVPTVSDIEMEDPDSNEGNKALPEMAINTNTDAKPASKSDARSVAKSASKASSRSSPEPEQHVPERRERRRKSKERPAPPTAPPQKLNWKFNLRILISNLYMKSEDRLPGACVPKCLHNATQCTERHRCSMLPDAPNFTAVQALRTTLHGQHYDTFLDILEMMVLQCVYPGEGVLDRLIDMAMILIAKEMSVKELGDTYNKLIRTFFLLVDAFPPCWTALRPYYLNFLGVRNPALRDVRSKDSPQKLQFYLNLLEETLAQCTDEEIQENTKFYEKFVFNFSEEEDANMSQETVFLRHVQEYDWLSGKLCLDDFNRMSPAVRLARVCDVLNMLTWVLEMEFLSWLDHNRLRQSESEMFQEDSQPFAAIVFGMSASTRLTDIVKQVMKLYGQAAAKSMYPERQRILQRLISLVIEVSNTAELKYVDNAVIYPNLGVQTRQLIADFFNIFKSQNAKHIDTYLKTIPQLDLTYLRYEFTDHFLQLFHFPKKLPFGPEKVVKEFTDCHWLNYKPKSEIGNNSDTQLCREDYLGLLLNALKDFDKWLNLGGFWKFLKRKEHVQPLTTRTSSPLATPVGVRTGDTGVVFMLDEMDEEKLTWKKRMNEKVVKGRPKVNLPVARINVAKMCVRYGEDVRQLRFLRRLLQSQDQKEVDVSDWLIYLNSFLGDDEPISQPDCASASASTASSDD comes from the exons ATGTCAACCACGAGAGCCGAGAGTTTCCCGCCAAAAGCCGAACCGTCTTCTGGAGTACCTGTTCCAACAGTATCGGACATTGAAATGGAAGATCCGGATTCGAATGAAGGAAACAAAGCACTACCGGAAATGGCAATAAATACGAATACGGATGCTAAGCCAGCCTCCAAATCTGATGCTAGGTCAGTTGCCAAATCGGCTAGCAAGGCGTCGTCAAGATCCTCCCCAGAGCCGGAGCAACATGTTCCGGAGAGGAGGGAGCGCCGCAGAAAGTCCAAGGAACGGCCCGCTCCGCCGACAGCGCCTCCCCAGAAACTGAACTGGAAGTTTAACCTGCGCATCCTGATCTCAAACCTGTACATGAAGAGCGAGGATCGTCTGCCGGGAGCCTGTGTGCCCAAGTGTCTGCACAATGCCACACAGTGTACGGAAAGGCACCGCTGCTCCATGCTCCCGGATGCCCCTAATTTTACGGCAGTGCAGGCCCTGCGGACCACATTGCATGGCCAGCACTACGATACCTTCCTTGACATCCTGGAGATGATGGTGCTGCAGTGCGTCTACCCGGGCGAAGGTGTCCTTGACAGACTTATAGACATGGCCATG ATCCTAATTGCCAAGGAGATGAGCGTCAAGGAGCTGGGCGACACCTACAACAAGCTGATACGCACCTTCTTCCTGCTGGTCGACGCCTTTCCTCCCTGCTGGACGGCCCTACGTCCCTACTACCTGAATTTCCTGGGCGTCAGGAATCCCGCCCTGCGTGATGTGCGTTCCAAAGATTCCCCGCAGAAGCTGCAGTTCTACTTGAATCTCCTAGAGGAGACCCTTGCCCAATGCACCGATGAGGAGATACAAGAAAACACCAAGTTCTACGAGAAGTTCGTGTTCAATTTttcggaggaggaggatgccAATATGTCGCAGGAGACCGTCTTTTTGCGGCATGTCCAGGAGTACGACTGGCTTAGTGGCAAGCTCTGCCTGGACGACTTTAACAGAATGTCACCTGCAGTCCGTCTGGCTCGGGTGTGTGATGTGCTGAACATGCTGACCTGGGTGCTGGAAATGGAGTTTCTCTCCTGGCTAGATCACAATAGGCTGCGGCAGTCGGAGTCCGAGATGTTCCAGGAAGACTCCCAGCCATTTGCAGCGATTGTGTTTGGGATGTCTGCTAGTACGCGGCTCACGGACATCGTCAAGCAAGTCATGAAGCTGTATGGGCAGGCTGCGGCCAAATCCATGTACCCAGAACGCCAGAGGATTCTCCAGCGCCTTATTTCCCTCGTCATAGAAGTTAGCAACACAGCAGAGCTGAAGTACGTGGACAATGCTGTGATTTATCCGAATCTGGGCGTCCAGACCCGCCAGCTCATTGCAGACTTCTTCAACATCTTCAAGTCTCAGAATGCTAAGCACATTGACACCTACTTGAAGACCATTCCGCAGCTGGATCTCACATACCTTCGCTACGAGTTTACCGACCACTTTCTGCAGCTCTTCCACTTTCCCAAAAAGCTACCCTTTGGCCCGGAGAAGGTGGTCAAAGAGTTCACCGACTGTCATTGGCTAAATTATAAACCAAAAAGCGAGATTGGGAATAACAGCGACACTCAATTGTGCCGCGAGGATTACTTGGGATTACTACTCAACGCCCTTAAGGACTTTGACAAGTGGCTAAACCTCGGTGGATTCTGGAAATTCCTGAAGAGAAAGGAGCATGTGCAGCCGTTGACCACGAGGACCAGTAGTCCACTAGCCACCCCAGTGGGGGTGAGAACAGGTGACACAGGCGTGGTCTTTATGCTGGACGAGATGGACGAGGAGAAGCTTACCTGGAAAAAGCGAATGAATGAGAAGGTGGTCAAAGGTCGGCCCAAGGTGAATCTGCCAGTGGCCAGGATCAATGTGGCCAAGATGTGCGTTCGCTATGGGGAGGATGTGCGACAGCTGAGATTCCTGCGACGACTGCTGCAGAGCCAGGACCAAAAGGAGGTCGACGTATCCGATTGGCTGATCTATCTGAACAGTTTCCTGGGCGATGACGAGCCCATATCGCAACCGGACTGTGCATCTGCCTCTGCATCCACAGCATCAAGTGATGACTAG
- the LOC108028582 gene encoding LOW QUALITY PROTEIN: adult enhancer factor 1 (The sequence of the model RefSeq protein was modified relative to this genomic sequence to represent the inferred CDS: substituted 1 base at 1 genomic stop codon), whose protein sequence is MMHIKSLPHAHAAATAMSSNCDIVIVAAQPQTTIANNNNNETVTQATHPHPAHMAAVQQQQQQQQQQQQQQQAQQQQQQAQQQQQQHHQQQQQQQQQPSGPPSVPPPPTEIPFPLQMHLSGISAEAHSAAQAAAMAAAQAAAAQAAAAEQQQPAVPPPPPPHLTHLTTHSPTTIPSDHYLANGHGEHPGEASANAGGGGAGGGGVREPEKPFHCTVCDRRFRQLSTLTNHVKIHTGEKPYKCNVCDKTFRQSSTLTNHLKIHTGEKPYNCNYCPKHFRQLSTLANHVKIHTGEKPFECVICKKQFRQSSTLNNHIKIHVMDKVYVPVKIKTEEEEGXLGRMALAAHHHQHQQQQQQHQQHHHQQQQHQHHPPPPSQQQQHIEQRGVTITTLPSATTVAQHQQQQQHIQDGSPHHHFNVAALGDLSSAMQLGAVTADGSFVTMGGVVVGRIQHTREELQQLGVIKVESPSNGGSATTSAAAATQREG, encoded by the exons ATGATGCATATCAAGAGCCTGCCCCATGCCCATGCCGCTGCCACGGCGATGAGCAGCAACTGCGACATCGTCATAGTGGCCGCCCAGCCCCAAACCACCATAGcgaataataacaacaacgaGACGGTCACCCAGGCCACCCATCCCCATCCCGCTCACATGGCGGCggtccagcagcagcagcaacagcagcaacaacaacagcagcagcagcaggcacaacagcagcagcagcaggcacaacagcagcagcaacaacatcatcagcagcagcaacaacagcagcagcagccgagcGGACCTCCCTCCGTGCCGCCCCCGCCCACGGAAATCCCCTTTCCCCTGCAGATGCACTTGAGCGGGATCTCGGCGGAGGCGCACAGTGCCGCCCAAGCAGCGGCCATGGCAGCTGCCCAGGCTGCAGCAGCTCAGGCCGCAGCGGCGGAGCAACAACAGCCGGCAGTGCCgcctccaccgccgccacaCCTGACGCACCTGACCACGCACAGTCCGACGACGATCCCCAGCGATCATTACCTGGCCAACGGACATGGCGAACATCCCGGCGAGGCCAGTGCCAACGCGGGAGGCGGTGGCGCAGGAGGTGGAGGAGTCCGCGAGCCGGAGAAACCCTTCCACTGCACCGTCTGCGATCGTCGCTTCCGGCAGCTGAGCACACTGACCAACCACGTAAAGATCCACACTGGCGAGAAGCCCTACAAATGCAACGTTTGTGATAAGACCTTCCGTCAATCGTCGACGCTGACGAACCATCTGAAGATCCATACGGGCGAGAAGCCCTACAACTGCAACTACTGTCCCAAGCATTTCCGTCAGCTGAGCACTCTGGCCAACCATGTGAAGATCCACACGG GTGAAAAGCCGTTTGAGTGCGTCATCTGCAAGAAGCAGTTCCGGCAGTCCAGCACACTCAACAACCACATAAAGATCCACGTCATGGACAAGGTCTACGTTCCTGTTAAGATCAaaacggaggaggaggaggggtGACTAGGACGCATGGCGTTGGCGGCACACCAccatcagcaccagcagcagcagcagcaacaccagcagcaccatcaccaacagcagcagcatcagcaccaTCCTCCGCCTCcgtcccagcagcagcagcacatcGAGCAGCGAGGAGTCACCATTACCACGCTTCCCTCCGCCACGACAGTGGcccagcatcagcagcagcagcagcacattCAGGACGGCTCGCCGCACCACCACTTCAATGTGGCCGCTCTGGGCGACCTGTCCAGCGCCATGCAACTGGGCGCCGTCACGGCGGACGGCAGCTTTGTGACCATGGGCGGCGTGGTGGTGGGCCGCATACAGCATACGCGcgaggagctgcagcagctgggAGTAATCAAGGTGGAGTCACCATCGAATGGTGGCTCAGCCACGACgtcagcggcggcggcaacgCAGCGCGAGGGATGA
- the LOC108028786 gene encoding syntaxin-7, whose product MDLQHMENGLNGHGGGGGGGGGGGGGGLSEIDFQRLAQIIATSIQKVQQNVSTMQRMVNQLNTPQDSPELKKQLHQIMTYTNQLVTDTNNQINEVDKCKERHLKIQRDRLVDEFTAALTAFQAVQRKTADIEKTALRQARGDSYNIARPPGSSRTGSSNSSASQQDNNSFFEDNFFNRKSNQQQQQQQAQMQEQVDLQALEEQEQVIRELESNIVGVNEIYKKLGALVYEQGLTVDSIESQVEQTSIFVSQGTDNLRKASSYRNKVRKKKLILVGILSAVLLAIILILVFQFNN is encoded by the exons ATGGACTTGCAGCATATGGAGAATGGCCTGAATGGCCATGGTGGCGGAGGAgggggcggcggaggcggaggaggaggtggcctCAGCGAAATAGATTTCCAAAGACTGGCCCAGATCATAGCCACCAGCATCCAGAAGGTCCAGCAGAACG TGTCAACAATGCAGCGCATGGTCAATCAACTGAACACGCCCCAGGATTCCCCGGAACTCAAGAAGCAGCT CCACCAAATAATGACCTACACCAACCAGCTGGTGACCGACACAAACAATCAAATCAACGAGGTGGACAAGTGCAAGGAGCGCCACCTGAAGATCCAGCGGGACAGGCTGGTCGACGAGTTCACGGCGGCACTGACCGCCTTCCag GCTGTCCAGCGCAAGACGGCGGACATAGAGAAGACGGCGTTGCGGCAGGCGCGCGGAGATAGCTACAACATCGCCCGTCCACCCGGCTCCTCGCGCACCGGCAGCTCCAACAGCAGCGCCAGTCAGCAGGATAACAACTCCTTCTTCGAGGACAACTTCTTCAACCGCAAATCaaaccaacagcaacaacagcagcaggctcAGATGCAGGAGCAGGTGGACCTGCAGGCactggaggagcaggagcaggtcATCCGGGAGCTGGAGAGCAATATTGTGGGCGTGAACGAGATCTACAAGAAGCTGGGCGCCCTGGTCTACGAGCAGGGACTGACGGTGGACTCCATAGAGTCGCAGGTGGAGCAGACAAGCATTTTCGTATCACAGGGAACGGATAATCTGCGCAAGGCCAGCTCATACAGG AACAAAGTGCGCAAGAAGAAGTTGATCCTGGTGGGCATCCTGAGCGCCGTGCTGTTGGCCATCATCTTGATACTCGTCTTTCAGTTCAATAACTAA